In a genomic window of Corvus hawaiiensis isolate bCorHaw1 chromosome Z, bCorHaw1.pri.cur, whole genome shotgun sequence:
- the RXFP3 gene encoding relaxin-3 receptor 1 isoform X1: MGEPCERGACSPAAGIKEGAHRESWDTPLGFLEGAQMDNGSNVSFLQLLKNINLERADGMQGDSSDVVRIVISLVYSVVCALGLVGNLLVLYLMKSKQGWRKSSINLFVTSLAVTDFQFVLTLPFWAVENALDFNWLFGKAMCKIVSYVTAMNMYASVFFLTAMSVARYRSVASALKNQRRGDPLGGCCSAKWLCALIWLSAVLASLPHAIFSTTATVFDDVLCLVKFPEGQGNNAQFWLGLYHIQKVLLGFVVPLVIISLCYLRLVRFISDKHVGSTCSGPSIRRRSKVTRSVSIVVLSFFLCWLPNQALTTWGILIKLNVVHFSNEYFLSQVYLFPISVCLAHSNSCLNPILYCLMRREFRKALKSLLWRITSPSLTTMRPFTDTTKPEKEEQALHAVMPVHPVPAAPRAAAIQAEVAYYPPGVVMYNSRYDLLPASSMEQHC, translated from the coding sequence ATGGGCGAGCCCTGCGAGCGCGGTGCCTGCTCGCCAGCCGCTGGCATAAAGGAAGGAGCGCACCGGGAGTCCTGGGACACGCCGCTGGGCTTTCTGGAAGGCGCTCAGATGGACAACGGGAGCAACGTGTCCTTCTTGCAGCTCTTGAAGAATATCAACCTGGAGCGAGCTGACGGGATGCAGGGGGACAGCTCTGATGTCGTGAGGATTGTCATCTCGCTGGTGTATTCCGTGGTGTGCGCCCTGGGACTGGTGGGCAACCTGCTGGTGCTCTACCTGATGAAAAGCAAGCAAGGCTGGAGGAAATCCTCCATCAACCTCTTTGTGACCAGCCTGGCAGTGACTGACTTCCAGTTTGTGCTGACCTTGCCATTCTGGGCAGTGGAGAACGCGCTGGACTTCAACTGGCTCTTCGGCAAGGCAATGTGTAAGATCGTCTCCTATGTGACAGCAATGAATATGTATGCCAGTGTATTCTTTCTCACTGCCATGAGTGTGGCTCGATACCGCTCTGTGGCTTCAGCCTTGAAGAATCAGCGTCGAGGTGACCCACtgggtggctgctgctctgccaagtGGCTTTGTGCACTCATCTGGCTGTCGGCTGtcctggcttccctgccccATGCAATTTTTTCCACCACTGCCACTGTCTTTGATGATGTTCTCTGCCTTGTCAAGTTCCCAGAGGGCCAAGGCAACAATGCCCAGTTCTGGCTTGGTCTGTACCACATCCAGAAGGTGCTGCTGGGCTTCGTGGTACCGCTGGTCATCATTAGTCTCTGCTACTTGCGCCTGGTACGCTTCATCAGTGACAAGCACGTGGGCAGCACCTGCAGTGGCCCCAGCATCAGGCGCCGCTCCAAAGTGACTAGGTCAGTGTCCATCGTGGTGCTGTCCTTCTTCTTGTGCTGGCTGCCTAACCAAGCACTTACAACGTGGGGGATACTCATCAAACTCAACGTGGTGCACTTCAGTAATGAATACTTTCTCTCCCAAGTGTACCTCTTCCCCATCAGCGTGTGCCTGGCACATTCCAACAGCTGCCTCAATCCCATCCTCTACTGCCTCATGCGCAGGGAGTTCCGCAAGGCACTGAAGAGCCTCCTCTGGAGGATCACCTCACCTTCCCTCACCACTATGCGCCCTTTCACTGACACCACCAAGCCTGAGAAGGAGGAGCAGGCCCTGCATGCCGTGATGCCTGtccaccctgtccctgctgctccccgtGCTGCAGCCATCCAAGCAGAGGTGGCCTATTACCCTCCAGGGGTGGTGATGTACAACAGCCGCTACgacctgctgcctgccagctccatggagcagcactgctga
- the RXFP3 gene encoding relaxin-3 receptor 1 isoform X2 yields MGEPCERGACSPAAGIKEGAHRESWDTPLGFLEGAQMDNGSNVSFLQLLKNINLERADGMQGDSSDVVRIVISLVYSVVCALGLVGNLLVLYLMKSKQGWRKSSINLFVTSLAVTDFQFVLTLPFWAVENALDFNWLFGKAMCKIVSYVTAMNMYASVFFLTAMSVARYRSVASALKNQRRGDPLGGCCSAKWLCALIWLSAVLASLPHAIFSTTATVFDDVLCLVKFPEGQGNNAQFWLGLYHIQKVLLGFVVPLVIISLCYLRLVRFISDKHVGSTCSGPSIRRRSKVTRSVSIVVLSFFLCWLPNQALTTWGILIKLNVVHFSNEYFLSQVYLFPISVCLAHSNSCLNPILYCLMRREFRKALKSLLWRITSPSLTTMRPFTDTTKPEKEEQALHAVMPVHPVPAAPRAAAIQAEAEQTSPALSTC; encoded by the exons ATGGGCGAGCCCTGCGAGCGCGGTGCCTGCTCGCCAGCCGCTGGCATAAAGGAAGGAGCGCACCGGGAGTCCTGGGACACGCCGCTGGGCTTTCTGGAAGGCGCTCAGATGGACAACGGGAGCAACGTGTCCTTCTTGCAGCTCTTGAAGAATATCAACCTGGAGCGAGCTGACGGGATGCAGGGGGACAGCTCTGATGTCGTGAGGATTGTCATCTCGCTGGTGTATTCCGTGGTGTGCGCCCTGGGACTGGTGGGCAACCTGCTGGTGCTCTACCTGATGAAAAGCAAGCAAGGCTGGAGGAAATCCTCCATCAACCTCTTTGTGACCAGCCTGGCAGTGACTGACTTCCAGTTTGTGCTGACCTTGCCATTCTGGGCAGTGGAGAACGCGCTGGACTTCAACTGGCTCTTCGGCAAGGCAATGTGTAAGATCGTCTCCTATGTGACAGCAATGAATATGTATGCCAGTGTATTCTTTCTCACTGCCATGAGTGTGGCTCGATACCGCTCTGTGGCTTCAGCCTTGAAGAATCAGCGTCGAGGTGACCCACtgggtggctgctgctctgccaagtGGCTTTGTGCACTCATCTGGCTGTCGGCTGtcctggcttccctgccccATGCAATTTTTTCCACCACTGCCACTGTCTTTGATGATGTTCTCTGCCTTGTCAAGTTCCCAGAGGGCCAAGGCAACAATGCCCAGTTCTGGCTTGGTCTGTACCACATCCAGAAGGTGCTGCTGGGCTTCGTGGTACCGCTGGTCATCATTAGTCTCTGCTACTTGCGCCTGGTACGCTTCATCAGTGACAAGCACGTGGGCAGCACCTGCAGTGGCCCCAGCATCAGGCGCCGCTCCAAAGTGACTAGGTCAGTGTCCATCGTGGTGCTGTCCTTCTTCTTGTGCTGGCTGCCTAACCAAGCACTTACAACGTGGGGGATACTCATCAAACTCAACGTGGTGCACTTCAGTAATGAATACTTTCTCTCCCAAGTGTACCTCTTCCCCATCAGCGTGTGCCTGGCACATTCCAACAGCTGCCTCAATCCCATCCTCTACTGCCTCATGCGCAGGGAGTTCCGCAAGGCACTGAAGAGCCTCCTCTGGAGGATCACCTCACCTTCCCTCACCACTATGCGCCCTTTCACTGACACCACCAAGCCTGAGAAGGAGGAGCAGGCCCTGCATGCCGTGATGCCTGtccaccctgtccctgctgctccccgtGCTGCAGCCATCCAAGCAGAG gcagAACAGACTTCTCCAGCCTTGAGCACTTGCTAG